The Budorcas taxicolor isolate Tak-1 chromosome 2, Takin1.1, whole genome shotgun sequence nucleotide sequence TGTGGGAGACAACATGGCAGGGTCACTGCAAAGTGTGGTTTGCAGAGCACTGGATTGTAAGTAAGAAGAATTGACTTTGAGAACCCCTCGATAAAACGTTTAGTCCCTGGGTAGGTTACTCAGCAGATCTCAGATGTTCTATCTTCAGAACATACAGAATCTCGAAGAACATGATCAGTGTGAGACCATGTTGTAAGCCAGAAGTGTTAGATAGAGATGTTAAAAAATATGCATACAACTTTTGCTTTTTAGTAACAGAACTTTGATCTCTGGTGGCAGTTTCCCCAGGTTCATCCAGAATCTTTGGACTCCAAAAATTTTCCTTGGCAGTAACCAAAAATATTCCCAAAACAAACAACCCCTCTAGAatcaaaaggaaaacaggaagactccctccccatctccaggGAAAGTCTACAGCTTAATCACTATTGTAGAATGAAAAACGGCACAGAGCAGGAGACTTTGAGTTAAGCTTTAGAAAgatgaatatatgaatgaatgaactattATCAGCTGCCTGGCACTATTAGAAGTTGATATAATAACTTGTTTAGTTAAACCCTATGAAGTAAGGTAGTATTCTCACCATTTGGCAGATGAAATAGGATCGCAATTAGTAGAGGAGTTGGAGTTCAAATCCGGACAGCCTCATAGTTATGCTCTTAATTATGATACTGTATCGCCTCTCAGTAAATGATATCATTTGCAATTATTAATTGTGCCCCTCCTTCCTGTTGCAGGAAGGAATTTTTTGATGGCTGCAAAGCAATAAGTGCAGACAGCATTGATGGGATCTGTGCACGGTTCCCTAGCCTCTTAACAGAAGCCAAACAAGAGGATAAATTCAAGGATCTCTACCGGTTTACATTTCAGTTTGGCCTGGACTCTGAAGAAGGGCAGCGGTCACTGCATCGAGAAATAGCCATTGCCCTGTGGAAACTCGTCTTTACCCAGAACAATCCTCCGGTATTGGACCAGTGGCTAAACTTCCTAACAGAGAACCCCTCGGGGATCAAGGGCATCTCCAGGGACACTTGGAATATGTTCCTTAACTTCACTCAGGTGATTGGCCCTGACCTCAGCAACTACAGCGAAGATGAGGCCTGGCCAAGTCTCTTCGATACCTTTGTGGAGTGGGAAATGGAGcgaaggaaaagagaaggggaagggagaggtACACTCAGCTCAGGGCCCGAGGGCTTGTGTCCCGAGGAGCAGACTTAGTGGCTCTGTCTCAGGAGCAGCAGCAAGGATCTGCCTGCTGCCCTGCAGTCAACCAAGGAATTGGACCTTTCTGGAAATTACTGAAGATCCGGATATTTTCTACTTCACACCTTTCTCTGCCTTGTATCTGAAAGGGCTCTAAAATGCTGTATCCTGTTTTAGGCACTTTCTTCACTTTTGGTTATTTCCCTTTTTTGGGGAGGGGTCCCCCAAAATATTTGAACCTGGCTACatgttgtatattttttttttttgaagccttCAGATAGAATAAGCCTGCCACTTCTTGCACaagttagacttttttttttttggtgggggagggtgtAGAGCAGGTAGTAGGGAATGGGACAGTTAGGTTGAATTATCATTATAAAATGATAGTGCCAGATCTCAGTTTTGCATATTCTTGTTTTTCAGGGCAGGTCTGTACTGTGTGTAGTGCTGTTTACATGGTTGAATTTAGGTTGTAATAATTACTTTTAAAGATTTACACAGAGTTGAATTTTGAATTAGCAGTGTTAACTGTTAACCACATTGCATTAATTCCCAGGCGATTTAAAGTTCTTGGAGAGCCAAGGCCGGCCAAGAGCGTTTGTAGTCTGGTGACGACCCCCTTTTAAGCTAATTTATCTGAAactctttatttttctcacttcttGCTCATTCCTTCTTTGACCTATTGCATTTCATGTTGAGTTTATCCATCAACATGCTACACCTGTCAGTCAAGTGAGCAGTTTTGTTAGAACACATTGTACTGAGAACCACTTAAGCATTGAATGCAGAGAAAGCAGTGCTACCTCAGTTTTGCTGGAAGTAGACtttgatagttttctttctttgatgaattttctgtattttcatgttGTAAGTGGAAatacgtttttttttttgtttttttttttcatttgctttggaGCCAAAGTTTCTGTTCCTGGTGGTCGGAAAACTGTGCCTGCCGGCCAACTGACTTGAAGGAAAACTGTGGTATGGAGCTCTGcttgaattttgttgttgttttttttttcctttagtatcATCAGCTTACTTGTCTGGCAAGTGCAGGAGCCTGTGGTTGGCCTGAACTCTGCCAAACAAATACATAAGTGTATTTAATAGTTAAACGTGTGCCCTTTCCCTTCTTGCTGCACCTGTGTTATCACTTAACCCCCagaagttatttattttcttctttgttaatgTCAGGCTTATTTGGGGTAATGTGATGACTATTTAGGTTTACATGACCCTTCTCACCTTATCCTACCcccaaatatgtatatatacatatatatgtatatattttacctatataatatatatatatatacacatatatgtatctatattcctttatttctttgcctgcTAAAACTAGCTATAAAAGGGAGCTGCCTTCAATATACAAAGTATAAGAGTGTCAGGGAGAATCATAGTGAAGGCTTTTGAATCTGAATTTAGATCATTTTCATTAAAGATGAATTTTCTCAGTCCTTTCCTCACAAGAGGGAGTCCCAGTTCCCTAGACACCTCCACGTGCTTGCTCTGTAAGGCCAGCTTAGGCTAAACTGTCACACAGGAGCTGACTGGTCCTACCTAGTTTTAGTAGAGGGTCctcttatttttccattaaaaaaaaaaggtcttcataaaactgtactggaaggatggatggcaGGAACTTGTACCGTTCAGCTTCCAATACTTTGGAACAGATTGAAaagggaatttttaaataaaaatttataaaaatatttatactctTGAGGCAGTGAGAGTTTGTCTATTAAATATTTGGAGTTTCCTCCCTCAACTTaccccccatctccctcccaggTATATGTTTCTTAGCCTGGGCAGGAATTGCTTATTTTGAGTTCTTTTATTACTAACCTATGGCTCTGGGCTCCCGTCTTTACAAAGATGATTTAAGGAGCTTCTGCAGTCAATGCTTTTGTAAGATTGGTATTGTCATagggaacatatatatattttttaatccgaACCCTGAGAGTTGCCCCATTTACAGGAGTGGATGGGaaactaaagtcagccacagtAGTTCGCAATACTGCTGGAAAGGTCCCAGTCCAGATATCTGGCTTTGTTCTAGCCTAAGACACAGATCCTTGTAGACAGTTTCTAAGGGTCTTAGCAGGTTCTGTGGGCTCAGTTGAAGTCAAGGTACCTAGGCTGAGGTATTGAGACTGCCATCTCATCCAGTCAATTTACAACCCCATTTTTCCTCAGTTCTGGATTGGGCAGAGGTTAAGGTTAGCAAGCTGCTTCTAGCCAGGTAAAGCTTTTTCTGTCTCAGATCAGAAGGGTGTATGGAGAGGACACAAAATGCTGAGTATCCTAAGGACTCTGGAGGAACTGGATTCCTTCCCCAGCCTACAAGAAAGCATTCCATGCATTAGGTGTGCTatgatggatttaaaaaaaaaaaacactcagctTCCTCATCAACAAAGagccatttaaatatttttggttaTATATTTAATGGTCTGTTTGTTAACAAATGCAAATTAGAAACCTGAAAAGGGAATGGTTAGGGAGGGACTTAGCTTCCTTCCAAGTCTGAGTCTTTGATGCAAAGAATTCAAACTTATGCAGTCACGTGGACCAATGCTTGACTTTCTCGTGGCTATAGGAAAAGCAGTTTTCTGCAGAGGAATCCAAGATGGAGTGTCTGTGTAGGGTTTGCAGTTACACTTCCGGGAAATGAGAGGTTCCTGTTCTTCACCTACAGATAGGTTTGCTGCTTAATGAGTGAGCAGTAATTGTGTTGAAGAGGTCAATGCATGCCCCTCAGGTAAGCCAGTGCACACTTCACTTTAAACAATAGGACACCAGAGTGATGTGGTGGTGGTTGGTCAGGGGCAGGATGTGGATGCTATTTAGAAAACAGGCAAATACCAGAGCGACTACAACAAACGGAGTGTGTTGGGAAGTTGTTTTTTGGCAGTAGTTTTGTGTGTGAGCTTCTACGGTATTTCTTTAGCAATTGATTAGAAAGCAATATGAGATGAAGTGTGCTTCACTGCATTGCTCTTCCCCTATACCTGCCAAATGTGAATGTATCATTCTTAACCCTGCCTCCTGTAATGAAACTTTGCTGTACTTAGCCTCAGCAGTTCTCCCTGCCAGATGTGCTCACATGTGTGAGTTTGGTTCAAGATTCCATTTCTACCCTTCTGGTAAGAAAAATGTAGAGCTAGGTAGAGATCCAAATTTCAGCCAAGCCCTCAGGTTCAAGGAAATCCAACAGAAAATGTACAAGGCAGTGTTTTCAATATTAAACTTTCCTAAGGAAGGCACAAACTAGCCTTcttggagaggaagaaaggattaAGCCACACATTTATTAGTGGGTCttaaaacagtatggaaattcagTTCTCAGTGCTGGAGCCTGCCGGGTGTGGGACTCCACAGTTCATGTGATGGCCGCATATAGTATACTACACCAAACTATTAAATAGTGACGGGAAATTACTTAGAGAAGGATCTggtataaaagtttaaaaaccaaaacatctGTATTTTGGGCCATGTTTGGTTTGCATTTAAAGTAAAGTCTTCAGTGCAGTGAGCCCCAAAGGTATAAAGGCTGGAAGAAAGCTGCTGCTAGGTTTGTTTTGCTGTAGTAGCCCACTTTGCCACTCTTCTTGTGTGTCTGTTTGGTTAGTGATGACCTGAACATCTTGGTAACTGCCTAACTGACAAAGGTCTTCCCTGGGGGACTCAGAGTATCTtgtttaaatgtgtgtgtgtgtgctaattcacttcagtcatatctgactctgtgtggccctgtggactgtagccagcgaggctcctctgtccatgggattctccaggcaagaatactggagtgagttgccatgccctcatccaggagatcttcccaaaccagggattgaactggcgtctcttatgtctcctgcattggcaggtggattctataccactagcactacctgggaagcccttgtttaaACAAGATGGACTAAAAGGACTATTAAGTTATTAAAGTGTTAATTGGGACTCATTTGAGAACATGTAACATTGATCCTCCTCTTACTCCACAGTTTTCTGAATCATATAGAGGGGTTTCCCGCCCACTCCCCATTCAGAGTTTACACCTTTGTTAAGTTGTAATCATTAGCATTTATCCAGGTTAACCTTGACTAGCACTGCCTTACACTGAGGATCTGCAGGTGTTTTTCctcactgaaaaacaaaattgagtAACCATCAGATTCTGTTTCTGATTCAGGTGCTGGAGTTATCACATCCTTCTCCCTATTCCTCTCTTTGAAAACTGAGCCTGCTCTTCTACCACCCACCTTCCCTACAACTTTCAACATAAAT carries:
- the DCUN1D3 gene encoding DCN1-like protein 3, which produces MGQCVTKCKNPSSTLGSKNGDRDPSSKSHGRRSASHREEQLPACGKPGGDILVNGTKKAEAATEACQLPTSSGDAGREPKSNAEESSLQRLEELFRRYKDEREDAILEEGMERFCNDLCVDPTEFRVLLLAWKFQAATMCKFTRKEFFDGCKAISADSIDGICARFPSLLTEAKQEDKFKDLYRFTFQFGLDSEEGQRSLHREIAIALWKLVFTQNNPPVLDQWLNFLTENPSGIKGISRDTWNMFLNFTQVIGPDLSNYSEDEAWPSLFDTFVEWEMERRKREGEGRGTLSSGPEGLCPEEQT